From the genome of Flavobacterium luteolum, one region includes:
- a CDS encoding AraC family transcriptional regulator — translation MKIIKHSFGADLEWIDSYAKQFGGKLLGNTIIVPEEIHSGIRYFADCGDDAIALYINVQYNTDIHFIQKNIKDDFIAFYYDLNQTESKKTNEVFCDIGRFGYNLSIIDGALDTDYSVHKGSSTFILCIFIKKLKIKQYIKKTPAFAEKLDKIMDSKKNIFIKFDRISLKSNLILKELQNETVGTGTFSLRINAAVHLLISDYLDQMTNESIVIEKINYEDVMTIINIQNFLFENYQYKFPSITALAKKANMSETKFKRLFIKISGTTPHIFFTDNKLFKAKELLSEKRNNISEIAAMLNFESYSYFIAKFKKKFGISPLTFLQKA, via the coding sequence GTGAAAATTATCAAACACTCTTTTGGAGCAGACCTTGAATGGATTGATTCCTATGCTAAGCAGTTTGGAGGAAAACTTCTTGGAAATACTATAATAGTACCTGAAGAAATTCATAGCGGTATCAGGTATTTTGCAGATTGCGGAGATGATGCCATTGCACTATATATTAATGTGCAATATAATACCGACATACATTTTATTCAAAAAAATATAAAGGACGATTTTATTGCCTTTTACTATGATTTAAACCAAACTGAATCAAAAAAAACTAATGAAGTATTTTGCGATATAGGCCGTTTCGGATATAACTTATCAATTATTGATGGGGCACTGGATACAGATTACAGTGTGCACAAAGGCAGCTCGACATTTATTCTATGCATTTTTATAAAGAAATTAAAAATAAAACAGTATATCAAAAAGACACCTGCTTTTGCAGAAAAGCTTGACAAGATAATGGATTCAAAAAAAAATATCTTTATTAAATTTGATAGGATTTCCTTGAAAAGCAATCTAATATTAAAGGAACTTCAAAACGAAACAGTTGGTACAGGTACTTTTAGTTTAAGAATTAATGCGGCTGTCCACTTACTGATTTCTGATTATTTAGATCAGATGACAAACGAAAGTATTGTGATAGAAAAGATCAATTATGAAGATGTAATGACCATAATCAATATTCAAAATTTTTTATTTGAAAATTATCAATACAAATTTCCTTCCATTACAGCACTTGCTAAAAAAGCAAATATGTCTGAAACAAAGTTTAAAAGACTGTTCATAAAAATTTCTGGAACTACCCCACATATTTTTTTTACAGACAATAAGCTATTTAAAGCTAAGGAACTTCTTTCTGAAAAAAGAAATAATATTTCTGAAATAGCAGCTATGCTAAATTTTGAAAGCTATTCATACTTCATTGCAAAATTTAAAAAAAAGTTCGGCATATCTCCCCTAACTTTTTTACAGAAAGCATAA
- a CDS encoding sensor histidine kinase codes for MQEQIPQCKKRKKVHFALLGCIIFIQMFLLIQLYSETVNESKLEDLQNKIKFSSKAKGLSFQVQGEFIAMQRKFRMYAYSKNEVYLKQYYAHLEKLKEHVKGLSDFTKTNKDFYSEVSRKKNYKDFFYGFNSKIDSLNNRQVLLRRDFRGKSENMTPLSYKEILNSIHVESHYEVDSVVKKKFLGRLSDAINGKTAVQKERMNFIMTMKYGDKVSSGDIKDQVSHIFKKNNSYYQNEFEKYKKETERLKKINGIILENYERTLNELGILLNNYTRILNSVEDNTIAEFKKQYAENIDSRSYTNIGLLSLMILVSGALVFFTRLAYIDNERLQTMQRKIEQNLKFKGRIVGMIAHEVRSPLHIISIYLSAISKQIKDVDLRESVNAIQFTTKSLSLLVNQILNFSKNEGKNLVLNKAKFNLKKELTQILNGLASLVQDKGNIFKLEMNIFSDLVVSSDAIKIQELFYNIIGNANKFTNKGIIEVFVCCSPVTLDSYELKVKIKDNGIGMPPEDLKNVFEAYYQGEVSDKVHNLGLGLGLNLCKEFVELFGGDIHVESELNKGTTISFNLFLQVRDINLDKESKKEILIS; via the coding sequence ATGCAAGAACAAATACCACAATGTAAAAAAAGAAAAAAGGTGCATTTTGCTTTACTAGGGTGCATCATTTTTATACAGATGTTTCTGCTGATCCAGCTTTATAGCGAAACAGTTAATGAATCAAAACTTGAAGATTTGCAGAACAAAATAAAATTTTCTTCTAAAGCAAAGGGCTTAAGTTTTCAGGTGCAGGGAGAGTTTATAGCTATGCAGAGAAAATTTAGGATGTATGCTTACTCAAAAAATGAAGTTTATTTGAAGCAATATTATGCTCATTTGGAGAAGCTAAAAGAACACGTAAAGGGGTTGTCGGATTTTACAAAAACTAATAAAGATTTTTATAGTGAAGTAAGCAGAAAAAAAAACTATAAGGATTTTTTTTATGGTTTTAATTCTAAGATTGACTCCCTTAATAACAGACAGGTTCTGCTTCGTCGGGATTTTAGAGGCAAATCTGAGAATATGACACCGCTTAGCTATAAAGAGATTTTAAATAGCATCCATGTTGAGTCGCATTATGAGGTTGATAGTGTTGTTAAAAAGAAATTTTTAGGAAGACTATCCGACGCCATCAATGGTAAAACCGCTGTTCAAAAAGAGCGAATGAATTTTATTATGACGATGAAATATGGTGATAAAGTAAGTTCTGGGGATATAAAAGATCAGGTAAGCCACATATTCAAAAAAAATAATAGCTATTATCAAAATGAATTTGAAAAATATAAGAAAGAGACTGAAAGATTGAAGAAAATTAATGGCATAATTTTAGAAAACTATGAGAGAACGCTTAATGAACTTGGGATACTGCTAAATAATTATACAAGAATTCTAAATTCAGTTGAAGACAATACAATAGCCGAGTTTAAAAAACAATATGCAGAAAATATTGACTCCAGAAGTTATACCAACATTGGCTTATTGTCTTTAATGATTTTAGTTTCAGGTGCATTGGTCTTTTTTACTCGTCTTGCTTATATTGATAATGAGCGTCTTCAAACCATGCAAAGAAAGATCGAGCAAAATCTTAAGTTTAAAGGCAGGATTGTAGGTATGATTGCCCATGAAGTCCGTTCTCCTTTACATATTATTTCAATTTATTTAAGTGCGATAAGTAAGCAGATTAAAGATGTAGACCTTCGAGAATCAGTAAATGCAATTCAATTTACAACAAAATCACTTTCTTTATTAGTTAACCAAATACTGAATTTTTCAAAAAATGAAGGAAAAAATCTTGTTTTAAATAAAGCAAAATTTAATTTGAAAAAAGAATTGACCCAAATTTTAAATGGATTGGCAAGTTTAGTGCAAGATAAAGGAAACATATTTAAGTTAGAGATGAATATATTTTCAGATCTGGTTGTAAGCAGTGATGCAATAAAAATTCAAGAACTTTTTTACAATATTATAGGCAACGCAAATAAATTTACCAATAAAGGAATAATTGAAGTTTTTGTATGTTGTAGTCCTGTAACGTTAGACAGCTATGAATTAAAAGTAAAAATTAAAGATAATGGTATCGGAATGCCGCCAGAAGATTTGAAAAATGTTTTTGAAGCCTATTATCAGGGTGAAGTTTCAGATAAAGTGCATAATCTTGGACTAGGATTGGGGTTAAATCTGTGTAAAGAGTTTGTTGAATTATTTGGAGGTGATATTCATGTTGAAAGTGAATTAAATAAAGGCACGACCATAAGTTTTAATCTTTTCCTACAGGTACGAGATATCAATCTTGATAAGGAATCTAAAAAAGAGATTCTAATATCGTAG
- a CDS encoding beta strand repeat-containing protein codes for MKLKIKFLVLFLFSVVSFMGGSVFAQTVNATGTNSNCPNETSVVATTSGLAGPVGFQLLSGSTIVRPFAGSGWDSSGNFTNLPAGTYTVKARGNNDDSTIVTSTNVTTVVNYTPLTVSVSPVTKVACPTDLGSLTVVATGGSGNYGYGITPVAQNTEPATYQASATFTGLAAGSYKFWVKDNTCSSAVVANTTGSYTIQTPVSASAYTVNQRELLLQNPATAAGGYKVVTATFFKAGYIYMTTAEQQFFTIYIKDVTTGITYPEQPITNVTINLPPGDNVLGHTLKLCLRNICDNSVKELDVYQTLPIVNVTASCGTAQITYQGYSLISYPATFVFTDTSGLHPENTKTVIATSSVLKTLDFTPNTHVDWKIIDNDGKTWPGNTLDFTKDLTNGEKNLSFRASDADNCRYNESYRMFVTIKGIPPFSAGLTYVVTASDNPLVPVGYTGRLNPWGGGGDFIPEFTLSPSSNNWPGGHYTLMVKTPTAGGCYDGKTVNVTSSGLKPVVTDITKTAICGSFNFTVNGVYDSLSRYELIIISGPGTTAGTTRAVTSGATTFTNMPYGTYTLALRVIGSTGTCRVLDLDPFTFTASSAIGFDALNSGGFACDPSGKGDVVVEASTVVSGATLEYSIDNGASWQSSNRFGNVNVGTYSVKIRETVCGTVTTQVVIVTSNLMATINNNPAKDIECIGDPVKLDINALGGTAYTWTYPDGSTHSGKQQNLGGATPAMAGDYYVTVSNTTCTSDPIKVHLDVLDKSSVNTVANVIVHKNLAINIPITGIAAKKYSDATTSVDFATTYNWTNDNTAIGLAASGTGSISFTGTNSGSTPIVANITVTPTTASGCPGTAKTFTVTILPDSEVITGTASACVNSTTQLSDATLGGVWSSSDNTVATIDATGLVTGVSVGTATISYTVDNNGYVATATQVVTINALPAVPSVGPADSISINQGATTTLTGTPSAGVWSSDNTSVATVNASTGVVTGVAVGSANIIYTVTNASGCSASYTVNIIVNGSGVLPFECGALGYMVGDNNLYSFDARTGTTTLIAALPNSPLGKAKTTYNALAYNEKDNFLWAPVGYGYLAKIDTAGKAQFYKVTGLPNTPSAGASNNETSSYASFICGSFDKNGNIYLYNQQGKNYYKVNINNGTPTYAGSTQLGNGAGYALYDWIFDQSSNTIKAVSVGAPTRLFEFNSTTGAIVGNTVVDPGTSGLNSEGTSGSIFRDAYDVMYVYGNKTGGLYRLAKNAPYTATKISTLSILANNDGANCPCTTLATIDFGNDIRNVSVCPIPTPSIDLHVHGTVAGVVLRVYKDGILYKDNVVTTDDTTIVPGLSEAGLYTVKLWSNGCNAWLDVNDSVRININPMPNVVTVNPAAVCSSTPVDLTAAAVTAGSDTGLTYTYFTDAAGTIALSNPNAVATSGTYYIKGSNATCSSIQPVVVTVNSLPTAPTLGTVTQPTSCATPNGSFQINSYDAATYTYVVNPSTGVTVSATGLVTAPAGSYTVTMTNIASGCTSPASASATVNTAPTAPTAPTLGTVTQPTSCAIPNGTFQINSYDAATYTYAVSPATSVTVSATGLVTAPAGNYTVTMTNIASGCTSPASASATVNAAPTAPAAPSLGAVTQPTSCALPNGTFQINNYDAATYTYVVSPSTGVTVSATGLVTVPAGSYTVTLTNKVSGCTSVPSATATVNVITSLPLALTPSSQTICSGDQATLTVSGDNGGVVSWTSNYPGLSGSGTTFNTGTLTNKGTSPYTVLLNAAVAAGSCFGQETATVTILPQPRVIAVPSSATVCSFEVPRITLTSVLSGTAISWELINTVGNSVVSTGSGTDNVVFNNAVPSGSYTLKVTGTKDGCMSVTNVSLTVN; via the coding sequence ATGAAATTAAAAATTAAATTTTTGGTGCTGTTTCTGTTTTCTGTAGTTAGTTTTATGGGGGGGAGTGTTTTTGCACAAACCGTCAATGCTACAGGAACAAATTCCAACTGTCCTAATGAAACTAGTGTTGTTGCGACAACGTCTGGTTTGGCAGGACCTGTTGGTTTTCAATTGTTGTCAGGATCGACGATCGTAAGGCCTTTTGCAGGCTCCGGATGGGATTCCTCTGGCAATTTTACTAATTTACCGGCCGGCACTTATACGGTAAAGGCTAGAGGTAATAATGATGACAGTACAATCGTTACCTCGACGAATGTAACTACTGTTGTTAATTATACTCCTCTTACGGTATCGGTTTCTCCTGTTACCAAAGTCGCGTGTCCTACAGACTTGGGGAGTTTAACAGTAGTTGCAACTGGTGGCAGCGGTAATTATGGTTACGGGATTACGCCTGTTGCACAAAATACTGAACCTGCGACTTATCAGGCTTCGGCAACATTTACGGGCTTGGCAGCGGGTTCTTATAAATTCTGGGTAAAAGATAATACCTGTTCCTCAGCAGTAGTTGCAAATACTACAGGATCTTATACTATACAAACGCCTGTATCGGCTTCTGCATATACAGTAAACCAAAGGGAACTACTGCTTCAAAACCCGGCTACCGCCGCGGGAGGATATAAAGTTGTAACTGCTACTTTTTTTAAAGCTGGATATATTTATATGACAACTGCTGAACAGCAATTCTTTACTATATATATAAAAGATGTTACCACAGGAATTACGTATCCCGAACAACCAATTACTAATGTAACGATTAATCTTCCTCCGGGTGATAATGTATTGGGGCATACTCTTAAACTTTGTCTTAGAAATATTTGTGATAATTCGGTTAAAGAACTTGATGTTTATCAGACTCTGCCGATCGTAAACGTTACCGCTTCTTGTGGAACGGCACAGATAACTTACCAAGGCTATAGTTTAATTTCATATCCTGCTACTTTTGTTTTTACAGATACAAGCGGTCTTCATCCGGAAAATACTAAAACAGTAATTGCTACAAGTAGTGTTTTGAAGACTTTGGATTTTACTCCAAACACTCATGTAGATTGGAAAATTATTGATAATGACGGAAAAACATGGCCAGGTAACACTTTAGATTTTACTAAAGATCTTACAAATGGAGAAAAAAATTTAAGCTTTAGAGCTAGTGATGCGGATAATTGCAGGTATAATGAAAGTTATAGAATGTTTGTAACTATAAAAGGAATACCTCCTTTTAGTGCAGGTCTGACTTATGTGGTTACAGCTTCTGATAATCCCCTGGTTCCTGTAGGATACACAGGGCGATTGAATCCTTGGGGTGGTGGAGGAGACTTTATCCCTGAATTTACACTTAGTCCATCGAGTAATAATTGGCCGGGAGGACACTATACTCTGATGGTGAAAACTCCAACTGCGGGAGGATGTTATGATGGAAAAACAGTGAATGTTACCTCTAGCGGACTTAAACCTGTTGTGACTGACATTACAAAGACAGCAATATGTGGTTCTTTCAACTTTACTGTAAATGGTGTATATGACTCTTTATCGAGATATGAGCTTATTATAATAAGTGGGCCGGGGACAACTGCAGGTACTACAAGAGCGGTTACATCTGGTGCGACTACCTTTACAAACATGCCTTATGGTACTTACACGCTTGCTTTACGAGTTATTGGTTCAACGGGAACTTGTCGTGTCCTCGATTTGGATCCATTTACTTTTACTGCATCAAGTGCAATAGGGTTTGATGCTTTAAACAGTGGTGGTTTTGCATGTGATCCTTCAGGAAAAGGAGATGTTGTAGTTGAGGCTTCAACAGTTGTTAGTGGAGCTACTTTAGAATACAGTATTGATAATGGAGCTTCATGGCAATCATCAAATAGATTCGGAAATGTAAATGTTGGTACTTATTCTGTAAAAATTAGAGAAACAGTTTGTGGTACTGTTACTACTCAAGTCGTAATAGTAACATCTAACCTGATGGCGACCATAAATAATAATCCTGCAAAAGATATAGAGTGTATAGGAGATCCTGTAAAATTGGATATTAATGCTCTGGGCGGTACTGCTTATACCTGGACTTATCCTGATGGTTCTACACATTCGGGTAAACAACAAAACTTAGGTGGTGCTACACCTGCTATGGCGGGAGATTATTATGTTACAGTAAGTAACACAACTTGTACATCAGATCCAATAAAAGTGCATCTTGATGTATTAGACAAATCGTCTGTTAATACAGTTGCTAATGTAATTGTCCATAAAAATTTGGCAATTAATATTCCGATAACGGGTATAGCTGCAAAAAAATACAGTGATGCAACTACTTCTGTAGACTTTGCTACTACTTATAACTGGACAAATGATAATACAGCAATTGGTTTGGCGGCAAGCGGTACGGGATCAATTTCATTTACAGGTACAAATTCAGGTTCAACACCTATTGTTGCAAACATTACAGTAACGCCAACTACAGCTTCGGGTTGTCCTGGAACAGCAAAGACTTTTACAGTTACAATTTTGCCTGATTCTGAAGTGATTACAGGAACAGCATCAGCGTGTGTAAATTCTACAACACAATTAAGCGATGCCACTCTAGGTGGAGTTTGGAGTTCATCTGATAATACAGTAGCAACTATAGACGCAACAGGCTTAGTTACGGGTGTGTCAGTGGGTACAGCAACAATATCTTATACTGTAGATAATAATGGTTACGTTGCAACAGCAACACAGGTAGTAACCATAAATGCACTACCTGCTGTACCTTCTGTAGGTCCTGCAGATTCAATCTCGATTAATCAAGGTGCAACAACTACACTTACAGGTACGCCTTCGGCAGGAGTATGGAGCAGTGATAACACTAGTGTAGCAACAGTAAATGCGAGTACTGGTGTGGTGACTGGAGTTGCAGTTGGTTCTGCAAATATTATATACACAGTTACAAATGCGAGTGGCTGTAGTGCATCATACACGGTGAATATTATTGTTAATGGAAGTGGAGTACTTCCGTTTGAGTGCGGTGCACTTGGATATATGGTTGGAGATAACAACCTTTATTCTTTTGATGCAAGAACAGGCACAACAACATTGATTGCAGCGTTGCCGAATAGCCCATTGGGAAAAGCAAAAACAACCTATAATGCATTAGCATACAATGAAAAGGATAACTTTTTGTGGGCTCCGGTAGGTTATGGTTACTTGGCAAAAATTGATACGGCTGGTAAGGCCCAATTTTATAAAGTAACGGGATTGCCTAATACGCCTTCTGCAGGTGCAAGTAATAATGAAACGAGTAGCTATGCTTCATTTATTTGTGGCAGTTTTGATAAAAATGGAAATATATATCTATACAATCAGCAAGGTAAAAACTACTATAAAGTAAATATAAATAATGGTACACCTACTTATGCTGGAAGCACACAACTTGGGAATGGTGCGGGTTATGCTTTGTATGACTGGATATTTGATCAAAGCTCAAACACAATTAAAGCTGTGTCAGTTGGGGCTCCAACCAGACTTTTTGAATTCAATTCGACAACAGGTGCTATAGTAGGAAACACAGTAGTGGACCCAGGAACATCCGGTTTAAATTCTGAAGGAACCAGCGGGTCTATTTTTAGGGATGCTTATGATGTAATGTATGTTTATGGTAATAAAACTGGTGGATTATATAGATTAGCTAAAAACGCTCCTTATACAGCAACTAAAATATCTACGTTGAGTATATTAGCCAATAATGACGGGGCTAATTGTCCTTGTACTACTTTGGCAACTATCGACTTTGGCAATGATATAAGAAATGTAAGCGTTTGCCCAATCCCAACACCGTCTATTGATCTTCATGTGCATGGTACAGTAGCGGGAGTGGTTTTGAGGGTATATAAAGACGGTATTTTATATAAAGACAATGTTGTCACTACAGATGACACAACTATTGTTCCAGGTCTTAGTGAAGCTGGTCTATATACTGTTAAACTTTGGTCAAATGGTTGTAATGCTTGGTTAGATGTAAATGATTCTGTAAGAATTAATATCAATCCTATGCCTAATGTTGTAACTGTTAATCCGGCAGCAGTATGTTCTTCTACTCCAGTAGATTTAACAGCAGCAGCTGTTACAGCGGGTAGTGATACAGGATTGACATATACTTATTTCACCGATGCGGCAGGAACAATTGCGTTGAGCAATCCTAATGCAGTAGCCACAAGCGGAACTTACTACATCAAAGGAAGTAATGCTACTTGTAGTAGTATTCAGCCAGTTGTTGTAACAGTAAATTCATTACCCACAGCACCAACATTAGGTACAGTGACACAGCCAACAAGCTGTGCAACACCAAACGGTAGTTTCCAGATCAACAGTTATGATGCCGCAACTTACACTTATGTGGTTAACCCATCAACAGGTGTAACAGTATCAGCAACAGGATTGGTAACAGCACCGGCAGGAAGCTATACGGTAACTATGACAAATATTGCATCAGGCTGTACATCGCCTGCATCTGCAAGTGCAACAGTAAATACTGCACCAACGGCACCAACTGCGCCAACATTAGGTACAGTGACACAGCCAACAAGTTGTGCGATTCCAAATGGTACTTTCCAAATTAACAGTTATGATGCTGCAACTTACACTTATGCAGTTTCACCAGCAACAAGCGTAACGGTATCAGCAACAGGATTGGTGACAGCACCGGCAGGAAACTATACGGTAACTATGACAAATATTGCATCAGGCTGTACATCGCCTGCATCTGCAAGTGCAACAGTAAATGCTGCACCAACGGCACCAGCAGCACCAAGTTTAGGAGCTGTAACACAGCCAACAAGCTGTGCATTACCAAACGGTACTTTCCAAATCAACAATTATGATGCCGCAACTTACACTTATGTTGTTTCACCATCAACAGGCGTAACGGTATCGGCAACAGGATTGGTAACTGTACCAGCGGGAAGCTATACAGTAACTCTTACAAATAAAGTATCAGGCTGTACTTCTGTGCCGTCAGCAACTGCGACAGTAAACGTTATAACATCTCTTCCATTGGCTCTTACGCCATCATCTCAAACAATTTGTTCGGGAGATCAGGCAACGCTAACCGTTTCGGGAGATAATGGAGGTGTGGTTTCTTGGACATCCAATTATCCAGGGTTATCTGGTTCAGGGACTACTTTCAATACAGGAACTCTTACCAATAAGGGAACATCGCCTTATACCGTGCTTTTGAATGCAGCAGTTGCTGCTGGAAGTTGTTTTGGTCAAGAAACTGCAACAGTAACGATACTTCCTCAACCTCGGGTTATTGCTGTGCCTTCTTCGGCTACAGTATGCTCTTTCGAAGTGCCACGCATTACACTTACTTCGGTATTGTCAGGCACTGCAATCAGTTGGGAGTTAATCAATACTGTAGGGAACAGCGTAGTAAGTACCGGTTCGGGAACTGATAATGTTGTATTTAACAACGCTGTACCGTCAGGTTCATATACCCTTAAGGTTACAGGAACCAAAGACGGGTGTATGAGTGTTACGAACGTGTCATTAACGGTTAATTAA
- a CDS encoding helix-turn-helix domain-containing protein, producing MKKIIQHFGGDLEWVDSYAKQFGGKVSGNSIIVPKEIHTGEKYVLSCDEGIVALYVDVKYHIDLCLIQQNIKKDFVALFYNLSKSKAELTCGGSSDAMGAWFYNLSLIDSDSDFKFDIKKGSEVFIFCIFIKKEQLVLFAKKNKLYSERINDIININSAEKKITEWDRMSNDCFQLLDDLRKHKKDGITFDLSMKGTTHILISDYLRGIGKNEIIRQHVSESDFFSIIKCQHILIQNLQNRFPGIKSLANQIGMSQTRFKFFFKMITGYTPHSFFLNNKLFKAKELIDTQEFTIEEIVYKLNFPSSSVFSIAFKKQFGMLPKAYSLQL from the coding sequence ATGAAAAAAATAATACAACATTTTGGTGGTGATTTGGAATGGGTTGATTCCTATGCTAAGCAGTTTGGAGGAAAGGTTTCAGGAAATTCTATAATAGTCCCAAAAGAAATTCATACTGGAGAAAAATATGTTTTGTCATGCGACGAGGGAATTGTTGCTTTATATGTTGATGTAAAATATCATATAGATTTATGTCTGATACAGCAAAATATAAAGAAGGACTTTGTTGCACTTTTTTACAATCTTTCAAAATCTAAGGCTGAACTAACATGTGGAGGTAGTTCAGATGCAATGGGAGCATGGTTTTACAATTTATCGTTAATTGACAGCGACTCAGATTTTAAGTTTGATATAAAAAAGGGAAGCGAAGTATTTATATTCTGCATTTTCATAAAGAAAGAACAGTTAGTATTATTTGCTAAAAAAAATAAACTCTATAGTGAAAGAATAAATGATATTATAAACATAAACTCTGCCGAAAAAAAAATTACGGAATGGGACCGTATGAGTAATGATTGTTTTCAACTTCTTGATGATTTAAGAAAACATAAAAAAGACGGTATAACTTTCGATCTTTCGATGAAAGGGACAACTCACATTTTGATCTCTGATTATTTAAGAGGAATTGGTAAAAATGAAATCATCAGACAGCATGTCAGTGAATCGGATTTCTTTAGTATTATTAAATGCCAGCATATTTTAATACAAAATTTGCAAAATCGCTTTCCTGGAATTAAATCTTTGGCAAATCAGATTGGGATGTCACAAACTAGGTTTAAATTTTTTTTTAAGATGATAACAGGTTATACGCCACATTCTTTTTTCTTAAACAATAAGCTCTTTAAAGCAAAAGAACTTATAGATACGCAAGAGTTTACTATAGAAGAAATTGTTTATAAGTTAAATTTTCCTTCTAGTTCAGTTTTCTCAATTGCATTTAAAAAACAATTTGGAATGTTGCCTAAAGCATATTCTCTTCAATTATAA
- a CDS encoding response regulator transcription factor, with amino-acid sequence MSVKKFVVADDFAIVRKGMASLLRKKYEYSEVDEASTFLEIINLIKIKKIDLLVLDIDFPDGTSLNLIPTIKNIQPDIKILIFSAFEEEIYAIRYLNAGANGYLNKLAAIEEMEEAIDSMLQKGKYLSPEIQNKILDSYILKRPANPLDLLSNREIEIAKLMVDGCGNSVISKNLNIKKTTVSTYKNRIFEKLEISNLSSLIGFFNLYFKSA; translated from the coding sequence ATGTCAGTAAAAAAATTTGTTGTTGCAGATGATTTTGCCATTGTTAGAAAAGGAATGGCATCCCTTCTTAGAAAAAAATATGAATATTCTGAAGTAGATGAAGCATCTACATTTTTAGAAATAATCAATCTGATAAAAATAAAGAAAATTGATTTGCTTGTTCTCGATATTGATTTTCCAGACGGAACCAGCCTAAATTTAATACCTACTATTAAAAATATACAGCCTGATATTAAAATTTTAATTTTTTCAGCTTTCGAAGAAGAAATTTATGCAATTAGATATCTAAATGCTGGCGCTAACGGGTATTTAAATAAATTGGCAGCCATTGAAGAAATGGAAGAGGCAATTGACTCGATGCTTCAAAAAGGAAAGTATTTAAGCCCAGAGATTCAAAACAAGATATTGGATTCATATATTTTAAAAAGACCTGCAAATCCGCTAGATCTATTATCAAATAGAGAAATAGAAATAGCAAAGTTAATGGTTGATGGCTGTGGAAATAGTGTAATATCAAAAAATCTAAACATAAAAAAAACAACAGTAAGCACTTATAAAAATAGAATTTTTGAGAAGTTAGAAATTAGCAATCTTTCTTCGTTAATAGGCTTTTTTAATCTTTATTTTAAAAGTGCGTAG
- a CDS encoding response regulator, with the protein MISNKTFVVADDNNIVRNGLSFFIKNTYDSVVVHEAATFLDLIQLVEKEKIDLIVLDINFPDGVSLGIIPTVKKIQPEIKILIFSALEESSQSLPYFEAGANGYLNKAATGSDIEQAIILALKRA; encoded by the coding sequence ATGATTAGCAATAAAACTTTTGTAGTTGCAGATGACAATAATATTGTCAGAAATGGATTGAGTTTTTTTATTAAAAACACCTATGATTCTGTAGTAGTGCATGAAGCGGCAACTTTTTTAGACTTAATACAACTAGTAGAAAAAGAGAAAATTGATTTAATAGTTTTAGATATCAATTTTCCAGATGGCGTAAGTTTAGGCATAATTCCAACTGTTAAAAAAATACAGCCAGAAATTAAGATTTTAATTTTTTCGGCTTTAGAGGAAAGCTCTCAATCTCTACCATATTTTGAAGCTGGCGCTAATGGCTATTTGAATAAGGCTGCTACTGGATCTGATATTGAGCAAGCAATTATTTTGGCTCTTAAAAGAGCATAG